One genomic window of Clostridium taeniosporum includes the following:
- a CDS encoding M48 family metallopeptidase has translation MNFEYKGEKIDFKIIRRKRKSICIKIDITGEVQVITPMSISKEYILNFVNSKGNWIIEKRKELKNVLNKKVKRDFKNGSTFMYLGKEYPLHLIFNDKVKTVSVNLIAVDLTSNIEQDLKFIVNTNTYDNDKLKKALESWYRKETLNIVKERINLHKSRFKGKITKVTVKEQKRRYASINIKNETFFNWRISMAPIEVIDYIVVHEMCHMDFRNHSKQFWNRVKEVIPNYKIYHDYLKENGINMTID, from the coding sequence ATGAATTTTGAGTACAAAGGTGAAAAAATAGATTTTAAAATTATACGAAGAAAAAGAAAATCTATTTGTATAAAGATTGATATTACTGGAGAAGTACAAGTTATAACTCCTATGAGTATATCAAAAGAATATATATTAAATTTTGTTAATTCTAAAGGTAATTGGATTATTGAAAAGAGAAAAGAATTAAAAAATGTGTTAAATAAGAAAGTGAAGAGAGACTTCAAGAATGGAAGTACATTTATGTATTTGGGAAAGGAATATCCCCTTCATTTAATTTTTAATGATAAAGTTAAAACTGTATCTGTAAACTTAATTGCTGTAGATTTAACTTCAAATATAGAACAAGATTTAAAGTTTATTGTAAACACTAATACATATGATAATGATAAATTAAAAAAAGCTTTAGAAAGTTGGTATAGAAAAGAGACTTTAAATATAGTTAAAGAGAGAATAAACTTACATAAATCTAGATTTAAAGGCAAGATAACTAAAGTCACAGTTAAAGAGCAAAAAAGAAGATATGCCAGTATAAATATAAAAAATGAAACCTTTTTTAATTGGCGAATAAGTATGGCTCCAATTGAAGTAATTGATTATATTGTTGTGCATGAAATGTGTCATATGGATTTTAGAAATCATTCAAAACAATTTTGGAATAGAGTAAAAGAAGTTATACCAAATTATAAAATATATCATGATTACTTAAAAGAAAATGGGATTAATATGACTATAGATTAA
- a CDS encoding flavodoxin family protein, whose protein sequence is MKSLVVFYSLEGNTKLIANIIAEKLNADILELMPEKVYFNSGFKKFLWGGKSVIFKEKPKLKNNEINIEDYKNIFIGTPIWVGTYAPPFNTFLDMYNIQNKNIGLFACHGGGGASKFFKNVKKKIPNNNFIGEIDFFEPIKNDKDENIEKAIKWIDKIIM, encoded by the coding sequence ATGAAAAGTTTAGTAGTGTTTTATTCATTAGAAGGAAATACAAAGCTTATAGCTAATATTATAGCTGAAAAATTAAATGCTGATATTTTGGAATTAATGCCAGAAAAAGTCTACTTCAATTCAGGATTCAAGAAGTTTCTTTGGGGTGGTAAAAGCGTGATATTTAAAGAAAAACCAAAGCTTAAGAATAATGAGATTAATATAGAAGATTATAAAAATATATTTATTGGTACACCTATATGGGTAGGAACATATGCACCACCATTTAATACTTTTTTAGATATGTATAACATACAAAATAAAAACATTGGATTATTTGCCTGTCATGGTGGCGGTGGAGCATCAAAATTTTTTAAGAATGTAAAGAAAAAAATTCCTAATAATAATTTTATAGGAGAAATTGATTTTTTTGAACCGATTAAAAATGATAAAGATGAAAACATAGAAAAAGCAATAAAATGGATAGATAAAATTATTATGTAA
- a CDS encoding NlpC/P60 family protein, with amino-acid sequence MKRKFTIIIISMCIFLNPISNTLKVSAEPNNLSINEVVQNIQEYDNKIETNMDKLNKYKEQILQKEKQIKANEEELEVAKKNLEEKDKLLSERLRSVQMDGGFEVTPLKYLEAFLNSGNIMDAVEKVQLISKMCKNDKKLVTEAKNAEQNLSDMKNKIENENKELQKNKDEIEKYIRDLEDEKKQLIDYVKENSNILVDSTSSIIPITLPSDISEEAKVIINEAQKYLGIPYLWGGTTPQGFDCSGLMQYVFNVEKIELPRVSEEQQGFTKPISLSELKPGDLVFNKSSNSTHVGLYIGDNKYLHAPHTGDIVKISTLSTSNMKYAGRVLKD; translated from the coding sequence ATGAAAAGGAAATTTACAATTATAATTATATCTATGTGTATATTTTTAAATCCAATAAGTAATACACTAAAAGTATCTGCAGAACCAAATAACTTAAGTATAAATGAAGTTGTTCAGAATATACAGGAATATGATAATAAAATTGAAACAAATATGGACAAGTTAAATAAATATAAGGAGCAAATTTTACAAAAAGAAAAACAAATAAAAGCAAATGAAGAAGAATTAGAAGTTGCTAAAAAAAACTTAGAAGAAAAGGATAAATTATTATCTGAAAGATTAAGAAGTGTTCAGATGGATGGTGGATTTGAAGTAACACCATTAAAATATTTAGAAGCTTTTTTAAATTCAGGAAATATAATGGATGCTGTTGAGAAAGTTCAATTAATTTCCAAGATGTGTAAAAATGATAAAAAACTTGTAACAGAAGCTAAAAATGCAGAACAAAATCTTAGTGATATGAAAAATAAAATAGAGAACGAGAATAAAGAGTTACAAAAAAATAAAGATGAAATAGAAAAATATATTAGAGATTTAGAGGATGAAAAGAAACAACTTATAGATTATGTAAAAGAAAATAGTAATATATTAGTAGATAGTACAAGCAGTATAATACCTATAACATTACCATCCGATATATCAGAAGAAGCAAAAGTTATAATAAACGAAGCTCAAAAGTATCTGGGAATTCCTTATTTGTGGGGAGGAACTACGCCACAAGGCTTTGACTGTTCAGGTCTTATGCAATATGTATTTAATGTAGAAAAAATAGAATTACCAAGAGTATCAGAAGAACAACAAGGTTTTACTAAACCTATTAGTTTATCAGAATTAAAACCAGGAGATTTAGTGTTTAATAAATCATCAAATTCAACACACGTTGGCCTTTACATAGGTGATAATAAATACTTACATGCTCCTCATACAGGAGATATTGTAAAAATAAGTACATTAAGTACTTCTAATATGAAATATGCTGGAAGAGTGTTAAAAGACTGA
- a CDS encoding thioesterase family protein: protein MNEPKIGKISKRELLVTKDTLAVNVGSGSVEVFATPMVAAIMEGAAADLAQNFLDDIYTTVGTKITVNHLAATVEGVKVYAEAELIAVDGRKYSFSLKAFDNKGLIATGEHERVCVKKDSFINKAIERKN from the coding sequence ATGAACGAACCAAAAATCGGAAAAATATCTAAAAGGGAACTTTTAGTTACAAAAGATACGTTAGCAGTTAATGTTGGAAGCGGAAGTGTTGAAGTTTTTGCCACACCAATGGTTGCAGCTATTATGGAGGGTGCTGCTGCTGATTTAGCACAAAATTTTTTAGACGATATTTATACTACTGTTGGAACTAAAATAACAGTAAATCATTTAGCAGCAACTGTTGAAGGTGTTAAAGTATATGCCGAAGCTGAACTTATAGCTGTAGATGGTCGTAAATATTCTTTTTCATTAAAAGCATTTGATAATAAAGGCTTAATTGCTACTGGTGAGCATGAGCGTGTATGTGTAAAAAAAGATAGCTTTATAAACAAAGCAATTGAACGTAAAAATTGA
- a CDS encoding IS256 family transposase, translating into MRVPDINYQEEIKKCKSMDDVVGKNGLMQRLLKDVMQQLLEAEMEEHLGREKYERTDNDSDKNYRNGYSKKDVRSSYGEIPIDIPRDRKSEFEPRTIRKYETDCNELDKKIIGLYARGMSTRDIQSELEELYGIDVSPSMISKITDKVMIAAAEWQNRMLDPVYPIVYMDAIHFKVRDEHRIVTKAAYICMGVDMEGYKDILGIWIGEAEGAKFWLSVCNDLNNRGVKDILIACMDGLRGLPDAIKAVFPKVCIQNCIIHQIRNSMKYVSYKNRKEFMKDLKLVYKADTEEIALTQLDRLKNKWDDVYSTVIDSWYENWDRLSTYFSYTKEIRKMIYTTNALEGFNRQLRKFTKIRTVFPTDDSLRKSLYLATDQVMKKWTSPIANWGITLLKLEIMFKDRIEEALAI; encoded by the coding sequence ATGAGAGTACCAGATATAAATTATCAAGAAGAAATAAAGAAATGCAAAAGTATGGACGATGTTGTGGGTAAGAATGGGTTAATGCAAAGATTATTAAAAGATGTTATGCAACAACTACTTGAAGCTGAAATGGAAGAACATTTAGGTAGAGAAAAATATGAGAGAACCGATAACGATAGTGACAAGAATTATAGAAATGGGTATTCAAAAAAAGATGTTAGAAGCAGCTACGGGGAGATACCTATAGATATTCCTAGAGATAGAAAATCAGAGTTTGAACCAAGAACTATAAGAAAATATGAAACTGATTGTAATGAATTAGATAAAAAAATAATTGGTTTATATGCTCGTGGAATGTCTACAAGAGACATTCAATCCGAACTGGAAGAATTATATGGAATAGATGTATCTCCATCAATGATATCTAAAATAACAGATAAAGTAATGATTGCAGCTGCTGAATGGCAAAATAGAATGTTAGATCCTGTGTATCCTATAGTTTATATGGATGCTATTCATTTTAAAGTGAGAGACGAACATAGAATAGTTACAAAGGCTGCTTATATTTGCATGGGTGTTGATATGGAAGGCTATAAAGATATATTAGGAATATGGATTGGCGAAGCCGAAGGAGCAAAATTTTGGCTTAGCGTTTGTAATGATTTAAATAATCGTGGTGTTAAAGACATATTAATTGCATGTATGGACGGTTTAAGAGGATTACCAGATGCTATTAAAGCTGTTTTTCCAAAAGTATGTATTCAAAATTGCATAATACATCAAATAAGAAATTCAATGAAATATGTATCATATAAAAATAGAAAAGAATTTATGAAAGACTTAAAACTGGTATATAAAGCAGATACAGAGGAGATAGCGCTAACGCAGCTCGATAGGCTAAAGAATAAATGGGATGATGTTTATAGTACTGTAATAGATTCATGGTATGAAAATTGGGATAGATTGTCTACATATTTTTCATATACTAAAGAAATTAGAAAAATGATTTACACTACTAATGCACTAGAAGGATTTAATAGGCAATTAAGAAAATTCACTAAAATTAGAACAGTATTTCCAACAGATGATTCTTTGCGAAAATCATTATATTTAGCAACAGATCAAGTTATGAAAAAATGGACTTCACCAATAGCTAATTGGGGAATAACTCTTTTAAAATTAGAAATAATGTTCAAAGATAGAATCGAGGAAGCGTTAGCAATATAG
- a CDS encoding rhomboid family intramembrane serine protease, whose protein sequence is MKWLNKLERKFGKYYIPNLMWLVISLSALVYVITYFILGNFNYINKLVLYPEAVMNGEIWRLITFVLIPPLSGNLLVVIITLYFEYIVGTNLENVWGGFKFNVYFFVGVISTIIISFLTGTVATGSAVTLSLFLAFAKLFPEHTVLLFFIVPIKMKWLGYLAWAKIIFDIVYSLIHGGGFIGVIVCLIPIINYLLFFAKSDYKKRKVRTNSVIKMSEYKKKSIKTKKKGYRYKCVVCGITDKDDSNMLFRYCSKCKGDQVYCEKHIYDHEHIIE, encoded by the coding sequence ATGAAATGGCTTAATAAACTGGAAAGAAAGTTTGGCAAGTATTATATACCCAATTTAATGTGGTTAGTTATTAGTTTAAGTGCTCTTGTATATGTTATAACATATTTTATTTTAGGAAATTTTAATTATATAAATAAATTAGTTTTATATCCTGAAGCAGTTATGAATGGTGAAATTTGGAGACTTATTACTTTTGTATTAATTCCACCATTAAGTGGAAACTTACTTGTGGTAATAATAACTTTATATTTTGAGTACATCGTAGGTACTAATTTAGAAAATGTATGGGGTGGATTTAAATTTAACGTTTATTTTTTTGTTGGAGTGATAAGTACTATAATAATATCATTTTTAACAGGAACTGTAGCCACAGGTTCAGCTGTTACATTATCACTTTTTTTAGCATTTGCAAAACTATTTCCTGAACATACAGTATTATTATTTTTTATAGTACCTATAAAGATGAAATGGCTTGGTTATTTAGCATGGGCTAAAATAATATTTGATATAGTTTATTCGTTAATACATGGTGGTGGTTTTATAGGTGTAATTGTTTGTTTAATTCCAATAATTAATTATTTATTATTTTTTGCAAAAAGTGATTATAAAAAAAGAAAAGTTAGAACTAATTCTGTAATAAAAATGAGTGAATATAAGAAGAAGTCAATAAAAACCAAGAAAAAAGGGTATAGATATAAATGTGTGGTTTGTGGCATAACAGATAAAGATGATTCTAATATGTTATTTAGATATTGTAGTAAATGTAAGGGTGATCAGGTATATTGTGAGAAACATATATATGATCATGAGCATATAATAGAATAG
- a CDS encoding ribose-phosphate pyrophosphokinase, protein MTELNHELGIIALESCKELGKAIDDFIRKNRKQEESFLIPINEVRFSNGEGKVKISETVRGKDIYILCDIGNYSCTYKMFGFKNHKGPDEHFQDIKRTVSAIRGKAARITVIMPLLYESRQHRRKGRESLDCALALQELERLGVDEILTFDVHDPNIQNAIPLLSFENLYPTYDIVKSIIVNEKSLELDKEKLLVISPDTGAMDRAIYYSSVLGVDVGLFYKRRDHSTIVNGKNPIVEHEYMGREVEEKDVLIVDDMIASGESVLDIAKELKKRGARNVYVAATFAFFTEGLDKFNKAYEDGLIKRIYSTNLTYIPKSLKDVEWFTSTDMSEFVSRIINRLNHGKSISKYMDATRIIHNLLNK, encoded by the coding sequence ATGACTGAATTAAATCATGAGCTTGGAATAATAGCATTAGAAAGCTGTAAAGAGTTAGGTAAGGCTATAGATGACTTTATTAGAAAAAATAGAAAACAAGAAGAGTCATTTTTAATACCAATTAACGAAGTAAGATTTTCTAATGGTGAAGGAAAGGTTAAGATTTCTGAAACAGTAAGAGGGAAAGATATTTATATATTATGTGATATAGGAAATTATAGTTGTACATATAAAATGTTTGGTTTCAAAAATCATAAGGGTCCTGATGAACACTTCCAAGACATAAAAAGAACAGTTTCAGCTATTAGAGGAAAAGCTGCTAGAATTACTGTAATAATGCCACTTCTTTATGAATCAAGACAACATAGACGTAAAGGAAGAGAATCTTTAGACTGTGCTTTAGCACTTCAAGAACTTGAAAGATTAGGAGTAGATGAAATTCTTACTTTTGATGTTCATGATCCTAACATTCAAAATGCTATTCCATTATTATCTTTTGAAAATCTATATCCAACTTATGATATAGTAAAATCAATTATAGTGAATGAAAAATCATTGGAACTTGATAAAGAAAAACTATTAGTAATAAGTCCAGATACTGGTGCCATGGATAGAGCTATTTACTATTCGAGTGTATTAGGTGTTGATGTTGGATTATTCTATAAGAGAAGAGATCATTCAACTATAGTTAATGGAAAAAACCCTATAGTGGAACATGAATATATGGGAAGAGAAGTTGAAGAAAAAGATGTTTTAATAGTTGATGATATGATAGCATCTGGGGAATCTGTTCTTGATATTGCAAAAGAATTGAAAAAAAGAGGTGCTAGAAATGTATATGTAGCTGCTACTTTTGCATTCTTCACTGAAGGTCTTGATAAATTTAACAAGGCATATGAAGATGGATTAATAAAGAGAATTTACTCTACTAATTTAACATATATACCTAAATCATTAAAAGATGTTGAATGGTTTACAAGCACTGATATGTCAGAATTTGTTTCTAGAATAATAAATAGATTAAATCATGGTAAATCAATTTCTAAGTACATGGATGCAACAAGAATAATACATAATTTATTGAATAAATAA
- a CDS encoding 50S ribosomal protein L25, translating to MLNTSFNVYERSVRENKKRLRRTGLVPGVIFGGVLEESIPIKMSNIDFNKMITTNNSGSIITLKLNDEELNCVVKEIQKLSPSKILHVSFQYVEPNEKIKMRIPIKYIGQENLESKRLVLETFTPFIDFQGDVEKIPEFLEINVSNMNCEDKLFVNDINIPNDISILTDPDTLLAIANPCE from the coding sequence ATGTTAAATACATCATTTAATGTATACGAAAGAAGTGTAAGAGAAAATAAAAAAAGACTTAGGAGGACAGGCTTAGTTCCTGGGGTAATATTTGGTGGAGTTTTAGAAGAATCAATTCCTATTAAAATGTCAAATATAGATTTTAATAAAATGATAACAACTAACAATAGCGGTTCTATTATTACTTTAAAATTAAATGATGAAGAGCTAAATTGTGTAGTTAAAGAAATTCAAAAACTTAGTCCTAGTAAAATCTTACACGTTAGTTTTCAATATGTAGAGCCAAATGAAAAAATTAAGATGAGAATTCCAATAAAATATATTGGACAAGAAAATCTAGAAAGTAAAAGGTTAGTATTAGAAACCTTTACTCCTTTTATTGACTTCCAAGGTGATGTTGAAAAAATACCTGAATTTTTAGAAATTAATGTATCAAATATGAATTGTGAAGATAAATTATTTGTTAATGATATAAATATTCCTAATGATATTTCAATATTAACTGATCCTGATACATTATTAGCTATTGCAAACCCTTGTGAATAA
- a CDS encoding 50S ribosomal protein L25 has protein sequence MTNLAFKVYERNTKENKNRLRKTGLIPGVIFGEFLKESISIKIDKSELDKLLKNNNSGSIIALELNNKKFNCVVKEIQKINTNEILHVSFQSVIPKEKIKMKIPIKYVGKENLESKRLVLETFTPFIDFQGDVEKIPEFLEVNVSKMNCEDKLFVKDIKISNDVIVTTDPDTLLAVVNPSL, from the coding sequence ATGACAAACTTAGCATTTAAGGTATATGAAAGAAATACAAAAGAAAATAAAAACAGACTTAGAAAAACCGGACTAATTCCAGGGGTTATTTTTGGAGAATTCTTAAAAGAATCAATCTCCATTAAAATTGACAAAAGTGAACTTGATAAATTGTTAAAAAATAATAATAGTGGTTCTATTATAGCTTTAGAATTAAATAACAAAAAATTCAACTGTGTAGTTAAAGAAATACAGAAAATTAATACTAATGAAATTTTACATGTTAGTTTTCAATCTGTAATACCAAAAGAAAAGATTAAAATGAAAATTCCTATTAAATATGTGGGTAAAGAAAATTTAGAAAGTAAAAGGTTAGTATTAGAAACCTTTACTCCATTTATTGACTTTCAAGGTGATGTTGAAAAAATACCTGAATTTCTTGAAGTTAATGTATCTAAAATGAATTGTGAAGATAAGCTATTTGTTAAAGATATCAAAATATCAAATGATGTAATAGTTACAACTGATCCTGATACATTATTAGCAGTTGTAAATCCTAGCTTATAA
- a CDS encoding IS256 family transposase, translating into MRVPDINYQEEIKKCKSMDDVVGKNGLMQRLLKDVMQQLLEAEMEEHLGREKYERTDNDSDKNYRNGYSKKDVRSSYGEIPIDIPRDRKSEFEPRTIRKYETDCNELDKKIIGLYARGMSTRDIQSELEELYGIDVSPSMISKITDKVMIAAAEWQNRMLDPVYPIVYMDAIHFKVRDEHRIVTKAAYICMGVDMEGYKDILGIWIGEAEGAKFWLSVCNDLNNRGVKDILIACMDGLRGLPDAIKAVFPKVCIQNCIIHQIRNSMKYVSYKNRKEFMKDLKLVYKADTEEIALTQLDRLKNKWDDVYSTVIDSWYENWDRLSTYFSYTKEIRKMIYTTNALEGFNRQLRKFTKIRTVFPTDDSLRKSLYLATDQVMKKWTSPIANWGITLLKLEIMFKDRIEEALAI; encoded by the coding sequence ATGAGAGTACCAGATATAAATTATCAAGAAGAAATAAAGAAATGCAAAAGTATGGACGATGTTGTGGGTAAGAATGGGTTAATGCAAAGATTATTAAAAGATGTTATGCAACAACTACTTGAAGCTGAAATGGAAGAACATTTAGGTAGAGAAAAATATGAGAGAACCGATAACGATAGTGACAAGAATTATAGAAATGGGTATTCAAAAAAAGATGTTAGAAGCAGCTACGGGGAGATACCTATAGATATTCCTAGAGATAGAAAATCAGAGTTTGAACCAAGAACTATAAGAAAATATGAAACTGATTGTAATGAATTAGATAAAAAAATAATTGGTTTATATGCTCGTGGAATGTCTACAAGAGACATTCAATCCGAACTGGAAGAATTATATGGAATAGATGTATCTCCATCAATGATATCTAAAATAACAGATAAAGTAATGATTGCAGCTGCTGAATGGCAAAATAGAATGTTAGATCCTGTGTATCCTATAGTTTATATGGATGCTATTCATTTTAAAGTGAGAGACGAACATAGAATAGTTACAAAGGCTGCTTATATTTGCATGGGTGTTGATATGGAAGGCTATAAAGATATATTAGGAATATGGATTGGCGAAGCCGAAGGAGCAAAATTTTGGCTTAGCGTTTGTAATGATTTAAATAATCGTGGTGTTAAAGACATATTAATTGCATGTATGGACGGTTTAAGAGGATTACCAGATGCTATTAAAGCTGTTTTTCCAAAAGTATGTATTCAAAATTGCATAATACATCAAATAAGAAATTCAATGAAATATGTATCATATAAAAATAGAAAAGAATTTATGAAAGACTTAAAACTGGTGTATAAAGCAGATACAGAGGAGATAGCGCTAACGCAGCTCGATAGGCTAAAGAATAAATGGGATGATGTTTATAGTACTGTAATAGATTCATGGTATGAAAATTGGGATAGATTGTCTACATATTTTTCATATACTAAAGAAATTAGAAAAATGATTTACACTACTAATGCACTAGAAGGATTTAATAGGCAATTAAGAAAATTCACTAAAATTAGAACAGTATTTCCAACAGATGATTCTTTGCGAAAATCATTATATTTAGCAACAGATCAAGTTATGAAAAAATGGACTTCACCAATAGCTAATTGGGGAATAACTCTTTTAAAATTAGAAATAATGTTCAAAGATAGAATCGAGGAAGCGTTAGCAATATAG
- a CDS encoding helicase-related protein, with amino-acid sequence MKKNAAQREFKKYKGQINQIEEIVEHSKPGALIEHESAIRKKLRHLKEFENQGLKGFKEVYERYEEVLEYVSKRMLDYYNKKNNTNFDFYQVIRGNYNNFLNQGLMTVLTKMHIPKLVAKEFEEKFPDNPKDEYNHARHMKRKFYIHLGDTNTGKTYNAIERLKKAKNGVYLSPLRILALENFEKLNKEGVVCDLLTGEEEIININSTHVSCTIEKVNLKEHYDIAVIDEIQMISDTHRGMAWSKAVLGLQCDEIHICGAANAKYILEKMIRDCNDEYEIKEYKRSIPLEVEYKNFNYNDVKEGDAIVVFSKKRVLEIAEDYSRKGIKTSVIYGDLPPEVRRMQYEQFVNKETKVLVTTDAIGMGVNLPIRRIIFMSIRKFDGEEVRELTSQEVKQVGGRAGRIGIYDVGYIAGVGGTADFIKSKLEVKDNIIREAVIGPSEAILQIKSLPLNEKLALWSTREEKLDYYTKMDISEYILILNKIKKYKLKEEEQWDLLKVPFDVSRDELMETFLNYVDEVFINKQEEVFAPECYTGNLEDLEIYYQKVNMYYSFSKIFNLKFDVKWVYDERMRISEAINEILVKM; translated from the coding sequence ATGAAAAAAAATGCAGCACAAAGAGAATTTAAGAAATATAAAGGGCAAATAAATCAAATAGAAGAGATAGTAGAACATTCAAAGCCAGGAGCATTAATAGAACATGAGAGTGCTATTAGGAAAAAGTTAAGACATCTTAAGGAGTTTGAAAATCAAGGGTTAAAAGGTTTTAAAGAAGTTTATGAGAGATATGAAGAAGTATTAGAATATGTTTCAAAGAGAATGCTTGATTATTATAATAAGAAAAATAATACAAATTTTGATTTTTATCAAGTAATACGTGGTAATTATAATAACTTTTTAAATCAAGGTTTAATGACTGTTTTAACTAAAATGCATATACCAAAGTTAGTGGCTAAAGAATTTGAAGAAAAGTTCCCTGATAATCCTAAAGATGAATATAATCATGCTAGACATATGAAAAGAAAATTTTATATCCACTTAGGGGATACTAATACTGGAAAAACTTATAATGCAATAGAACGTCTTAAAAAAGCAAAAAATGGAGTTTATTTATCACCTCTTAGAATTCTTGCATTAGAGAATTTTGAAAAACTAAATAAAGAAGGAGTAGTTTGCGATTTATTAACAGGAGAAGAAGAAATAATAAATATTAATTCAACTCATGTTTCATGTACTATAGAGAAAGTTAATTTAAAAGAACACTATGATATAGCTGTAATTGATGAAATTCAAATGATTAGTGATACTCATAGAGGAATGGCTTGGAGTAAAGCGGTATTAGGATTACAATGTGATGAAATTCACATATGTGGCGCTGCTAATGCAAAATATATATTAGAAAAAATGATACGTGATTGTAATGATGAATACGAGATAAAGGAATATAAAAGATCAATTCCACTTGAAGTTGAATATAAGAATTTCAATTATAATGATGTTAAAGAGGGAGATGCTATTGTAGTATTTTCAAAAAAGAGAGTTTTAGAAATAGCAGAGGATTATTCAAGAAAAGGAATAAAAACCAGTGTAATATATGGGGATTTACCACCAGAAGTTAGAAGAATGCAGTATGAACAATTTGTAAATAAGGAAACAAAAGTTCTTGTAACAACTGATGCTATAGGAATGGGCGTTAATTTACCTATAAGAAGAATTATATTCATGAGTATAAGAAAATTTGATGGAGAAGAAGTAAGGGAATTAACTTCACAAGAAGTAAAACAAGTTGGTGGAAGAGCAGGAAGAATAGGTATATATGATGTTGGATATATTGCAGGAGTTGGTGGAACTGCAGATTTTATTAAATCTAAATTAGAAGTTAAAGATAATATTATAAGAGAAGCTGTAATTGGTCCATCAGAGGCAATATTACAAATAAAAAGTTTACCTTTAAATGAAAAGCTAGCTCTTTGGAGTACAAGAGAAGAAAAATTAGATTATTATACTAAAATGGATATTAGTGAATATATTTTGATTTTGAATAAAATTAAAAAATACAAATTAAAAGAAGAGGAACAATGGGATTTATTAAAAGTACCTTTTGATGTTTCAAGGGATGAGTTAATGGAGACATTCTTAAATTATGTAGATGAAGTATTTATTAATAAACAAGAAGAGGTATTTGCACCAGAATGTTATACAGGGAATTTAGAAGATTTAGAAATATATTATCAAAAGGTTAATATGTATTATTCATTCTCTAAAATATTTAATTTAAAGTTTGATGTTAAATGGGTTTATGATGAAAGAATGAGAATAAGTGAAGCAATAAATGAAATATTAGTAAAAATGTAG